The Bacteroidota bacterium sequence CCGCAGCTTGTCCGACAAATAGACATCGCACGACTGGATAAAGAACCCGCGAAACATCAAGCTGGAATCGCCGGAGTAATTGTGCGGAAAGACGATGCCCGTCGGATTTCGAACGTCCGAGTGATCGTAGGCCATATTATAGACCGCTAACTCAGCGCCATTTGTGTGCGTGATCGTGCAAGGATCGAGCGTGACGTTTACGATCCAGTCATTCCAATCGACGATCAGCGTCTTGAGGAGTGAGTGGACTTTCTTCGTCGGGTCCGGATCGGGCTTCGGCACGAGCCACGAGCGCGGGTAGGCGACATCGATCGCGAGCGAGAGATCGCGGAAGCCGGAGCAGTCCCACTCGACATAGGTCCCGCTCGTCGTATCCATCGCCTTGATCGTGATAACATAAGTGTTATTTGGATCGATGTTGCCGGTGATAACCTGATCTTCAAGCAGTCCGAGCTTGCCCGCCGTTGTCTTCGGTCCTGAGGGTGTACATGGTATGTCCAGCGCTTTAAACCCCAACGTATCGTTAGCATCCGGTATCGGAAAGGCAGCGACGGCGGCGAGTTCAGCCCCGGTCGTCGTGAACTTCATCTCCGAAATGGCGATCGTGTATCCCTTGTCGTTGTTGATGCCGAGCGGCAACTTCAGCGGCGTGTTCGTAGCATTCGCGATCTGCGTGTTCAGGTCGAGATTTCCGACCTGCTTTGAAAAATTCGCGTGCAGCCACGTGTTGAGTTTCTTGACGAGCGACTTCGTCCACGAGATATTGCCAACGATGTTCAGACCCCACTGTTTGGGCAGTGCATCCGGAGTGGAATCGAGTTGCGAAGTGACTTCACCATTGCAGACTTGGCTGTCAGTGTTGACTTTGATCCCGTGGAATTCGACGGCGATCGGAGTCTTAAGCCAACTAACAAGTATAGAGCCTGTACCCGTAAGCACAGCACCACTGCCCGCGGCGGTTAAGACCGTCATCGGAAACGAACCGATCGTGACCTTATGCCCGACAAACTGCGCGCCGGTCCAGGTCGATGGGTATTGATTTGTGATCGTTGGGGGCGGCGGTGCATTCGTGCATGCACTCGCTGGCGGCTGTGGATTGCCGGCGCCAAAATCTGTCGGAGCGTGCCCGTGCGGAGCTTGAAATACGTTGCCACCAATGAGCACTCCAGACGCCATGGAGTCCATTCCAGCTTGCGCGTGCGGACCTGCTGGAGGCTGCGGATTCGCCATACGTCCAGCAGGTTGTCCGCCTCCTCCCATTTGTCTGCCCTGTGCGGCCTGACCAGGATCCGCCAAACGGTAGGCCTGCTGCGTGACGGTAAAGGTAAACGGCTGCGCATATCCATCGGGATCGCCGACGGAATTCCCCTGATCGTCAAGCGAACGGACGGTCCAGATGTATTGCGGCACTCGGCCGGGCAGGTCGATGTCAAGCGGCCAGAGCAATTGCGTCATGCCAGTCACGGTGCGATTCAGGATCGGCTGATTGCCACGATACGCCTGCATCGGCTGCTGACCCGGCATGACTTCGAACACGAGCACCTGATACCGAACCGCATACGGCGGTTGTGGCGAGAGTGCCGTCCACCGCATTGTTGGCCGCTGACTCGGCGTAAGCGCCGATTGATCGAGCGGCAACAGTAGCGATGGTACTTGATACGAGGTCAGTAGGAAGGGCTTACAGATCTCGGTCCCGATGAGACTTTGCGATCCGGCAGCATTGAGGATGTCAACGCAAAAACTATAATTACCAGAGGGTAGCTGACCGGTTTGGGCAGCGGTATTCCGAGCCGTGCCAAGAAAATCGACATAGTTGAACGGGATCATGTCCTCGGCATTCCATGTCGAGACGCCTGGTGGAAATGTGAGGACTTGCATGTTCGCCGTCTTCGTTCGCGCGACAATGTTACCATCCTTACTCACTTCAACTTTGAATTTGCCCTGCACGCTTGCGCCGCTATTCGTAACGACGATGGTGGCTGTTGCCTGACGCCGCGCCCAGTTCGCGAGATAGGGATCGGGCTGCGGCGAGACGGTCAGGACCGCACGAAGGGTTTGGGCACGGGCTTCTCCGTGCATCAGAGATGTCACTGCAACGAGCGCTAGGGCGATACTCAAAGAGCGTTTCAGTTTCATGGTTGATCCCCTGTGTTTAGAATTGTACCCCAATCGAAGACTCCAGCAGTGACTCGCGGAATGACTCGCCGGGTCGAGTGCCGCCATACGTAAAGCCAGTCGTGGTGCCCGTCATCCGCAATGTGATTTGCTTTGCAATCTGCCATTTCAGCCCCGCGCGCAACTGTCGCTGGATGTCGGGACTGAATGCGATCGCCGGAGTTTTCGTCGTCCCCTCGGAATAGGTCGCTTGCGCGATCGGAGTAAGTTTGATGTCTGCGAGCGCGTAGTCGAGTTCGAGCGTCATCGAATTGATCGTGAGATCCGCGCTCGGCAAATGATTCAGAAGGCTCGAAACGATAAACGTCGTCGAAAGCGGAATGGCCGACCATGACGCGGAATACAAGCCCTGGATATTCCGCGTATTATTCGATGCCAAAGCGCCAGTGATCGTGTTGTAATCGTTGAAAACGTCCAACGAGTATGTCACGCTGATATTGTGCGTGCCTGTGCTGCCGGTGAGCACATACGTTGGCGTAACCGAAAATGAGTTGGCGACGCTCTGAATCTTCAGCGTGTCGTTCGTCTCCGAATTCTTCACGCCAAAGTTCGCGAACTGCCCGCTGATCGAGAATGCGTCACTGAACGTCGCAAGAGCGGTGGCCGAGCCAATAATCTGCGTCGATGTCGCGGCCTTGGTCTGGCTGAGATTATTGACGCGATATCCAAGCGAAGCGTTGAGCGCCAAGCCACCACTAAACAACGCGACACGTGGCGCAACGAGAAACTCTAGTCTGTCCGGCGTCAAGTACGGATAGCCGGGTGTGACGAATCCGGCGCCAATATACTTGCCGCTGGTCTTAATGCCCCAGGTCTTCTCTTTCCAATCGATGACGAGTGTACCGGCGACATCCGCGCGGGTCGAGATTCGTTGCGCGAGAATCGATTGTGGAATAATACCACCTCCGATATCAACGCTCGTCGAGTTGAGATCCATTGTAAAGCCCGAGACCGCTGCCTCGCCAGTAATCCGCAGAGCATCCATTGCCTGAATTCCAAAATTCATGCTTGCAAGTGCTCCCTCTTGCGCCTGAGGTGCGGTCGAATCGCTCTTGGGTATTAGGATCGAGTTTGGATCGTCCTTCATTCGCAAGAGATTAATTGCAAAGCAACTGGAATCGGGATTGCCGAAGCCAATCTTCGCCATGGAGAGCGTGCGAGCATACGCACCCTTGATGCCGTGCGCGGAATCTGGTTCAATCGCGCGCTGCGCGATGCCGGTGGATGCAGCCAACTCGAACTTGCCGGGAGTGAGATCGAATCCCCCGCCGAAGATTTGCTGATCGCCTGTCGAAAGCTCGGAATACATTGGCGTGTGCGTGCCGATAAATGCCTTGGCCCAACCGATCTTGGGCGAGAAGCTAATGAAGCCAAGATTGTTCAGCGGGTTTTCGATGAATTGCACGAACGTCGGATTCGGAACGGATGACGTGATAAAATTCGTCTCCCGTGAGGAGAGCTGAATGTTGAATGGTAGCGAGATGTAATCGCCGATCGTGATCGTGGGAGCGAACACGAGGCGTGTGAGATTTGGAGGACGGCGCGGTACTTCGATACCGTCCGGAGTCGTTTTGAAATCATAGATATCCTCCGAAAGCGTCACCGTGCCGGAAACGGCGACGAATGGTGTTTGCGCGCTATCATGCTGTGCAAAGATCGATAAGGGCGTGATCAATAGGAACGCCAGCGCATTCAAAATAAAGAAGACAGCACCACGCAAGCGCCTAGGCGCAACGGTCAAACGAATTAGCATGTCTGGCAAAGCCGCAGTCAACTCAGCGAATCATATCCAAGGGTGGGCGACGGTGAGCCCACAACTCCGGGCCTTTGACCTCTTAATCGAAGCGAACTTCCAACAATTCAGATTCGATCGTCAAAAATATGCACGACAAACTAACCTCGGAAGCTGAGGAGACGTGCCCGTATGTATCAAGAGTGTAGGATAGCTATTCTGGCACACTGATCCTTAGCAGGCACTTCATGCCCGACCCTCCGCTATTCCCGTAAGCTATTGCCAGCAAAGAGTTTGTGGAATTCGTAGATTTGGATGGCAACAATATTGCAACAAGTGCGAGAGTTGTGATCAAGAAGGTGATTCAGGCTGCCATCGCCGTGTAGATACTCCGTCCCTCGCCCTGATAAGACTCGTAAATGTGAAGATACACCTGTTCGCACTTCTTCTGCCAGACGGGCGAAGTGCATGTGCGTGGCAATTGATCGAGCACTTCCTCGATTGTCTTGCGAACTGCGGAGCTGGTTGCCTGCTTCTTCTTCCAGTCAAGCACTAACTGTTGCCCCTTGAGCTTGCCCAAGAGTTCTTTGGCAACGAGCTTCACTTCTTTCGCTTCCTTTTCGCTCAACTCCATTTCCGGTTTTGTCAGGAGATCGAAGATCGTCATTTCTTCTTCGGAGAGTCCTCCGCGGCGGGCGCGTTTGCCCTCCGCATCGAGATTCTGCATGAAGTCCTTGAGCGCGTCAAATGTCTCCTCCATGTTATGCGCTCTTGTGTCATAGTCGTCGAGCATCTGCTGGAATTTCTCCAGAAAACCCATGCGCGCAGAGTTCTCCGCAATCATCTTCTGCAACGCCTGTTCGACAGAGCATTTCATCAGTTCGATCTCAGCCCGTTTGGTCTTGCTCTGCTGGGAAGAAACCGAGCTCGCCTCGAAGGGATCTACGAAAGCTTGTGACAGATCGAGTCGCATCATCCAGTGCTACGCGAGACGAAGTCACTCTCCGCGCATTAGCGATGGCGATGCTACCATTATAGAAGGTCGGAGAACTCCTGTGCATTATTGAGAATATGGTTCAAAATCACTCGCAAATCGCTCGGATTCACCTTAACTTACCGCCGGGTACTCCCATGCATCACATCCTTTCATAGAAGTGTAACATGCTTTTTCAGGAAGCTGAAGTAAATTACTAATTGGGGGATTTCTGGGGGTTGAACCTTCCTGGTCTCCTGCTATGTTTGTAGCGGCTCTTACGCAAACGTGTCCCACCCCCAGACACGTGATGCGAAGGAACTGACCGAAGCTCCGAACGGAGGAGTCAAGACTCTTATCCGCATCGCGACATGGACCCATGTGTTGCGATCGTGTTCGGGGACTTTGTTTTCCGTCAATATCTCGGCCACCTTGTAGAAGGCACAAAACCGCGACGCTCTTGAAGGAGCGGATCCAGCGGCCAATAGAGCTCGTAATCGGTGAGCCGGGAGTACACTTCTCTACCTAACAAAGGAACACCGTACATGTTGAAACAACTGACGCTTGTGGCAGCGAGCGTATTACTGTGCCCGATTGCGGCGCGAACCGACACCGGCAGCCGTGGGATACGAACGGGCAATCTCGTGAACGCTCAAACTAGCGTCTCCGATGGACGTTTTGAACCGTGGAGGCCGAGTCCGACTCGGTCAAAACGACGTCACCGGAAACGCCACCTCGCGTGGGAACAGGCAGAACTTGCAGCAGATGGACTCTATGCCCACAATCTTCAGGATCTCGAAGCACGATTTCCACGGCTGACTCCGATGGAGCTACGCGTCTGTGCGCTTGCCAAAGCGATGCTTCCCAGCTGGAAAATCGGTGAGATCCTTGGAATTTGCGAAAAGACTGTCGAGAATCACTTGCGTGATACGCGGCTGAAACTGGGACTCCCTCCCGGAACGCGGCTGCACCATCTTCTCTCCAGCGACGGTCTCTCGGTTGAGGTCGCTCCCGTAAAAGAAAAAAGTTAGTCTCATCCAACAATTAGGGGATTTTAAGGGGGTTCAATTCCTCTCAAATCCCGTAGCTTTGCCATTGCTCCAACGCACCTCTCGTGCGTTGGAGCAATTTCGCAGGCATTCGCATCGCAGGTAGGGATCGAGGAGAGCATCCCGATGTGTGTGACGCAATGTTTGGTCTAAGTCACACAGTCCATTTCGATCGCGCGAGGAATCGAGTGAACGTGCTGAGTAGGACATCGCTCCGTTCATCGCGATAACGTTCAAGCAGCAGTTATCATGATGCAGGGCGGCAGTGGCTGCTCGACTCTCGAATGTGTGAACCCCGGCGCATGCCGGGCGTACTGCAATCTATTATAATCAGGAAATATTCAGGAGGATTCGTGTACCATAGTAGTATCGAGGGAGAGGACGTCACCCAGCAGAATCACGATCCGGGAGGATCGAACTCACAGCCAGAGCTTCTGCAGAATTACCGCACCATGACACCGGGGACATTGGTGTCAATGACTCCTCGCAGATCAGCGATTCAGCGGCGGCACCATCGGCGAAATCTCGATTGGGAACAAGTGGACCTTGCATCGAATGGTCTCTATGCACGCAATCTCGAAGAACTCGAAGCACGGTTTCCTGCGCTGAGTCTAATGGAGCTTCGCGTTTGCGCGCTCGCAAAGGCGATGCTTACCTCTTCCATGATCGCGGAGTTGCTCGGCATTTGTACGAAGACCGTTGAGAATCACCTACGCAGTGTACGAATCAAACTCGGCCTTCCACCTGGCACGAAGTTGCACACCGTCTTTTCCACACGTGCAGATCCTGTTGATAAAAAAAATGCCAGCATTCAAATCTTGGGGGATTATTAGGGGTTGAATTGCCGTGGCTACCGCGTAAGTTCGCATTCGTTATTACGCGAGCGTTGCACACACAGCGAACGCGATCTAACAGGGACAACAAACACCTTCTTGCCTCTCCTCTGCGGATCATTGATCTTCACCGAGAGGGAAGTCACACATTGGCAAACGAACTAACCGGCCGGGCACTTCACTCTCACCGGGTGCCCGGCCAGTGATATAGACCTTCGACAGCGAAGAAGATGAAAAAAAATGAAGCGAACGAAAATTGGGGGATTATTAGGGGTTGAAGGCTCCGATCAACGCTGTAAGTTTGCATTCGTTATCACGCACATCTTAGTGCGAACGGAACGAGCCGAAAATCCGGAACAGAGTAGGCTTTTGAAATTTGAAATGTTTTTGTAAGACTCACAACGGTAGCGTGGAGCGCATGGGCCAATCAGAAGACCCCTCATTTCACTCTTCGCTACCAGGCTACTTGAATTGCCGCAACGCGAAACGACTTATGCGCGAGCGGCAAACCGGTCAAAGTCGCGATTTCACCCGCGACGTTTGACATGAGGTTTCCACCACCTCACGAGGTCAACGCAACAACCGAACATGAAATCATTGACGCTCACCGTAGCGAAAGTACGGTATT is a genomic window containing:
- a CDS encoding helix-turn-helix transcriptional regulator, yielding MLKQLTLVAASVLLCPIAARTDTGSRGIRTGNLVNAQTSVSDGRFEPWRPSPTRSKRRHRKRHLAWEQAELAADGLYAHNLQDLEARFPRLTPMELRVCALAKAMLPSWKIGEILGICEKTVENHLRDTRLKLGLPPGTRLHHLLSSDGLSVEVAPVKEKS
- a CDS encoding helix-turn-helix transcriptional regulator, with translation MYHSSIEGEDVTQQNHDPGGSNSQPELLQNYRTMTPGTLVSMTPRRSAIQRRHHRRNLDWEQVDLASNGLYARNLEELEARFPALSLMELRVCALAKAMLTSSMIAELLGICTKTVENHLRSVRIKLGLPPGTKLHTVFSTRADPVDKKNASIQILGDY
- a CDS encoding DUF3387 domain-containing protein; this encodes MMRLDLSQAFVDPFEASSVSSQQSKTKRAEIELMKCSVEQALQKMIAENSARMGFLEKFQQMLDDYDTRAHNMEETFDALKDFMQNLDAEGKRARRGGLSEEEMTIFDLLTKPEMELSEKEAKEVKLVAKELLGKLKGQQLVLDWKKKQATSSAVRKTIEEVLDQLPRTCTSPVWQKKCEQVYLHIYESYQGEGRSIYTAMAA